The following are encoded together in the Glycine max cultivar Williams 82 chromosome 8, Glycine_max_v4.0, whole genome shotgun sequence genome:
- the LOC121175254 gene encoding growth-regulating factor 6 yields MDLGVVGLEGVVGSESGCVFGSSLASDPETKHKWYGSGLLKQERSAIASEDDEWRISKVAKTDHDMPSASKAMLFQQRNNSLLRSNNATLFSDGHHQSQMLNFSSPKSETLLVDKAFSNATLPFSYHQLSSYSKNTGYNSGSISMHGALASVRGPFTPSQWMELEHQALIYKYITANVLDKE; encoded by the exons atggATCTTGGGGTGGTGGGTTTGGAGGGGGTGGTGGGTTCAGAAAGTGGTTGTGTGTTTGGTTCTTCTCTTGCTTCAGATCCTGAGACAAAGCACAAGTGGTACGGATCTGGTTTGCTCAAGCAAGAGAGATCTGCCATAGCTAGTGAAGATGATGAGTGGAGAATTTCCAAAGTTGCTAAAACTGATCATGACATGCCTTCAGCCTCCAAAGCAATGCTCTTTCAGCAAAGAAACAACTCTTTGTTGAGATCTAATAATGCAACTCTTTTCTCTGATGGTCATCACCAATCACAAATGTTGAACTTCTCTTCTCCAAAGTCAGAGACTTTATTGGTAGACAAGGCTTTCTCAAATGCCACATTGCCTTTTTCTTATCATCAATTGTCTAGTTACAGCAAAAATACAG GTTACAATTCAGGAAGCATAAGCATGCATGGGGCTTTGGCTAGTGTGAGAGGGCCATTCACTCCATCACAGTGGATGGAGCTTGAACACCAAGCCTTGATCTACAAGTACATCACAGCAAATGTTCTGGACAAGGAATAA